The following coding sequences lie in one Arachis ipaensis cultivar K30076 chromosome B05, Araip1.1, whole genome shotgun sequence genomic window:
- the LOC107642899 gene encoding gamma carbonic anhydrase 1, mitochondrial, whose product MGTLGRAFYTVGFWIRETGQALDRLGSRLQGNYFFQEQLSRHRPLMNVFDKVPVVHRDAFVAPSASITGDVHVGHGSSIWYGCVLRGDVNNISIGSGTNIQDNTLVHVAKSNLSGKVLPTIIGDNVTVGHSAVLQGCTVEDEAFIGMGATLLDGVYIEKHAMVAAGALVRQNTRIPYGEVWGGNPARFLRKLTEDEMAFFSQSALNYSNLAQAHAAENEKELDATEFEKVVRKKFARGDGEHDSVPNLSDDVLLDKSSKAS is encoded by the exons atgggAACACTGGGCAGAGCTTTTTACACCGTTGGATTCTGGATCCGCGAGACTGGCCAAGCCCTTGATCGCCTTGGCTCCCGCCTCCAGGGCAATTACTTCTTCCAGGAACAAC TGTCAAGGCATCGACCTCTGATGAATGTCTTCGATAAGGTTCCTGTGGTCCACCGGGATGCTTTCGTGGCACCTAGCGCCTCCATCACCGGCGATGTTCACGTTGGCCATGGTTCTTCCATTTGGTATGGATGTGTTCTTAGAG GTGATGTTAACAACATTAGTATTGGATCTGGAACTAATATACAAGACAATACTCTTGTTCATGTTGCCAAGTCTAATTTGAGTGGAAAGGTTTTGCCAACTATCATTGGAGATAATGTCACTGTCG GACATAGTGCTGTGTTACAAGGATGCACTGTTGAGGATGAGGCATTTATTGGCATGGGCGCAACCTTGCTTGATGGTGTATATATTGAGAAGCACGCCATGGTTGCTGCTGGAGCTCTTGTCAGGCAGAACACAAGGATTCCCTATGGAGAG GTTTGGGGAGGTAATCCAGCAAGGTTTCTGAGGAAGCTCACTGAAGACGAAATGGCCTTCTTCTCACAATCTGCCTTAAATTATTCCAATTTGGCTCAGGCTCATGCAGCTGAGAATGAGAAAGAACTTGATGCAACTGAATTTGAGAAAGTAGTTCGAAAGAAGTTTGCTCGTGGTGATGGAGAACATGATTCAGTGCCTAACCTTTCGGATGATGTTTTGCTAGACAAATCATCAAAGGCTTCTtag